A single region of the Nicotiana sylvestris chromosome 6, ASM39365v2, whole genome shotgun sequence genome encodes:
- the LOC104239510 gene encoding uncharacterized protein produces the protein MAPYEALYGRRYCSPIRWFKAGETNLLGLDLVQEAMDKVQLIRQGFLAAQSRQKSYANKRRRDLVFTIGDKVFLRVSPMKGVVRFRKRGKLSLRFIRDSPMKGVMQFRKRGKLSLRFIGSYEILDRVGVVVYRLTLPLELSSIHPLFHVSMLRKCISDSSQVLEAPTIPLDEKLSYEEELMTIVDRHVRKLRSKEIEFVKVLRRYHTVEEATWEIEKDMQAKHPHLFQPTGICLS, from the coding sequence TCAGATGGTTTAAAGCTGGTGAGACTAACTTATTGGGACTCGACCTAGTACAAGAAGCTATGGACAAGGTCCAATTGATCAGACAGGGATTTCTTGCAGCTCAAAGTAGACAAAAGTCTTATGCtaataagagaagaagagatttaGTGTTCACAATTGGGGACAAAGTGTTCCTACGAGTCTCCCCTATGAAAGGTGTGGTGCGGTTTAGGAAAAGAGGCAAGTTGAGCCTTAGGTTTATAAGAGACTcccctatgaaaggtgtgatgcaGTTTAGGAAAAGAGGCAAGTTGAGCCTCAGGTTTATAGGATCATATGAAATACTAGATCGAGTGGGAGTTGTGGTTTATCGTTTGACACTTCCTCTTGAATTGTCCTCTATTCATCCATTGTTTCATGTCTCAATGCTAAGGAAATGTATATCAGACTCATCTCAGGTGCTTGAAGCACCTACTATACCGCTTGATGAGAAGTTGTCTTACGAGGAGGAACTGATGACTATTGTTGATAGGCATGTAAGAAAGCTACGGTCAAAAGAAATTGAGTTCGTAAAAGTCTTACGGCGATATCACACAGTTGAAGAAGCTACTTGGGAAATAGAAAAAGATATGCAAGCGAAGCACCCCCATTTGTTTCAGCCTACAGGTATATGCCTGAGCTAA
- the LOC104239508 gene encoding uncharacterized protein isoform X1 encodes MRKRRGKTRGFSIQKKRKNNPNGKLEVIIPPDRTVAVGPGASNFVTKLSVTIDQNAKHDVKTWKKVSDLAKERIVAHMLDAFEFQTRNTLGILSFIQKFATKEERLQNIPEDVTKVEWKLLVDYFNSDPFKRMSARNKINKTKQGINHICGRKSFGAISFEKDKVNELVAEQIQEIEEGTDDMDPIVNASFMKIVGEKSGYYRGQGSGLKLTNK; translated from the exons ATGAGAAAAAGAAGGGGGAAGACTAGAGGGTTTTCAATCCAAAAGAAACGCAAAAATAATCCCAATGGAAAGCTAGAGGTGATTATCCCACCCGATCGAACAGTAGCAGTTGGTCCGGGAGCTAGTAATTTTGTTACCAAGCTTTCAGTTACAATTGACCAGAATGCTAAGCATGATGTCAAAACTTGGAAGAAAGTTTCTGATCTAGCAAAAGAAAGGATTGTTGCTCATATGCTG GACGCATTTGAATTCCAGACACGCAACACACTAGGGATACTATCCTTCATACAG AAATTTGCTACAAAGGAGGAACGATTGCAAAACATACCAGAAGATGTCACTAAAGTTGAATGGAAACTCTTGGTGGACTATTTCAACTCTGATCCTTTCAAG AGAATGAGTGctagaaacaaaataaacaaaacaaaacaaggAATCAATCATATTTGCGGTAGAAAATCCTTCGGGGCAATTTCTTTTGAAAAG GATAAAGTGAATGAATTGGTTGCAGAGCAAATTCAAGAAATCGAAGAGGGTACTGATGATATGGACCCTATTGTTAATGCGTCCTTTATGAAAATTGTTGGAGAAAAGTCAGGCTATTACCGCGGCCAAGGATCGGGACTTAAGCTAACAAATAAGTGA
- the LOC104239508 gene encoding uncharacterized protein isoform X2 yields the protein MRKRRGKTRGFSIQKKRKNNPNGKLEVIIPPDRTVAVGPGASNFVTKLSVTIDQNAKHDVKTWKKVSDLAKERIVAHMLDAFEFQTRNTLGILSFIQEERLQNIPEDVTKVEWKLLVDYFNSDPFKRMSARNKINKTKQGINHICGRKSFGAISFEKDKVNELVAEQIQEIEEGTDDMDPIVNASFMKIVGEKSGYYRGQGSGLKLTNK from the exons ATGAGAAAAAGAAGGGGGAAGACTAGAGGGTTTTCAATCCAAAAGAAACGCAAAAATAATCCCAATGGAAAGCTAGAGGTGATTATCCCACCCGATCGAACAGTAGCAGTTGGTCCGGGAGCTAGTAATTTTGTTACCAAGCTTTCAGTTACAATTGACCAGAATGCTAAGCATGATGTCAAAACTTGGAAGAAAGTTTCTGATCTAGCAAAAGAAAGGATTGTTGCTCATATGCTG GACGCATTTGAATTCCAGACACGCAACACACTAGGGATACTATCCTTCATACAG GAGGAACGATTGCAAAACATACCAGAAGATGTCACTAAAGTTGAATGGAAACTCTTGGTGGACTATTTCAACTCTGATCCTTTCAAG AGAATGAGTGctagaaacaaaataaacaaaacaaaacaaggAATCAATCATATTTGCGGTAGAAAATCCTTCGGGGCAATTTCTTTTGAAAAG GATAAAGTGAATGAATTGGTTGCAGAGCAAATTCAAGAAATCGAAGAGGGTACTGATGATATGGACCCTATTGTTAATGCGTCCTTTATGAAAATTGTTGGAGAAAAGTCAGGCTATTACCGCGGCCAAGGATCGGGACTTAAGCTAACAAATAAGTGA
- the LOC104239508 gene encoding uncharacterized protein isoform X3 has product MRKRRGKTRGFSIQKKRKNNPNGKLEVIIPPDRTVAVGPGASNFVTKLSVTIDQNAKHDVKTWKKVSDLAKERIVAHMLDAFEFQTRNTLGILSFIQKFATKEERLQNIPEDVTKVEWKLLVDYFNSDPFKRMSARNKINKTKQGINHICGRKSFGAISFEKRDAITGKEPNFQKLW; this is encoded by the exons ATGAGAAAAAGAAGGGGGAAGACTAGAGGGTTTTCAATCCAAAAGAAACGCAAAAATAATCCCAATGGAAAGCTAGAGGTGATTATCCCACCCGATCGAACAGTAGCAGTTGGTCCGGGAGCTAGTAATTTTGTTACCAAGCTTTCAGTTACAATTGACCAGAATGCTAAGCATGATGTCAAAACTTGGAAGAAAGTTTCTGATCTAGCAAAAGAAAGGATTGTTGCTCATATGCTG GACGCATTTGAATTCCAGACACGCAACACACTAGGGATACTATCCTTCATACAG AAATTTGCTACAAAGGAGGAACGATTGCAAAACATACCAGAAGATGTCACTAAAGTTGAATGGAAACTCTTGGTGGACTATTTCAACTCTGATCCTTTCAAG AGAATGAGTGctagaaacaaaataaacaaaacaaaacaaggAATCAATCATATTTGCGGTAGAAAATCCTTCGGGGCAATTTCTTTTGAAAAG AGAGATGCAATCACCGGAAAAGAGCCAAACTTTCAGAAACTTTGGTAG